gtaacaggcaggttcctcgtggagtgcaatgtaaagcaggtggttagagcgttggactagttaaccgtaaggttgcaagattgaaaccccgagcagacaaggtaaaaatctgtcgttctgccccggaacaaggcagttaacccaccgttcctaggccgtcattgaaaataagaatgtgttcttaactgacttgcctagttaaataatcggccaaatcggcatccaaaaataccgatttccgattgttatgaaaacttgaaatcggccctaattaatcggccattccgattaatcggtcgacctctacttggcacacctgtatttggggagtttctccaattcttctctgctgatcctctcaagctctgtcgggttggatggggagcatcgctgcagaggtattttcaggtctctctagagatgtttgatcgggttcaagtccaggctctggctgggccactcagggacattcagagacttgtcccaaagccactcctgcattctcTTAGTtgtgtgcttaggattgttgtcctgttggaaggtgaatcttcgccccagtctgagatcttgagtgctctggagcaggttttcatcaaggatctctctgtattttgctctgttcatctttcccttgatcctgactaatctcccagtccctaccacttcgtcattatggggtattgtgtgattgatgaggattttttttaatttaatccatattagaataaggctgtaacgtagcaaaaagtgaaggcgtctgaatactttctgaatgcactgtatttgaaaGATGACCATATTATTTCAGGGCTCTACAGTTACATGTGCACCTAAATTGAATAATGTAGCAGCACACAAAGAAATTCAGGAGCACAATGAAACATATTTGAGGTATTAATGAAAGTAATTGCCAGCAATTACAAAATACAGAGTTTAGGAGCACAAGCAAATAGATTTTTAAGATTGAGATGTAGGCTACATTGTGCCTATATGAATCCTAGCTACTTTTGAAGCACATCTTCTGAAGAAGCTCGCTCTTGTCCTTTCTTTCTGTGCTACCACGTTTGCATACTTCTGAGGCTGTGGGACAGTGAAGAAATCATTACAACAACTTTTAACagggtgattttttttttctttttcatctAGGGGCACTGGTACTCCCAAATAAAAATTCCAGGTAGAACAACAAAATATTTAGGAGCATATGTCCCCGAAATGGTAGCACTTGTAGAGCCCTGTATAGATAATAGTCAAAGCCTGAAGGACCGTGTTTCAGTTAGATTTTGCTTTCTCCTGTCTAGATTCCCGCAGCAAATCCAGAAGGAATTCTATGAAAAGGAAAAAGGAAAAACAACACAAGGTATTTTTCTTCAAATATTCCGTTTTCAGTATTTATTTTGTTAAAGGTGTGGTTTCTGACTTACGTAAAGTGTCCTCTGTtttaactcttttttttttttttatatagaaaGGGAAAAAGGAGAAGAAGCACAAACGAAAGAAGGACAAGAAAATGACACCAGAGGAGGAAAGCGCTGGACCTGGACCTATTCAGATCTCCAAGGTAGAATACATTTATGGGACTATTTATCCTTAACCAAGTTAGCTACATCCATACCAGTGGTTTGAAGCTTTCTGAAAGCTGTCATTTTGAAATGAAAAATCTATCTTTCAGTAtttaaaggagaggaggagaaaaagcAAGTACAGCATAATCACAGGAAAGAAGATCAAAATGAAATTGAAGAAGTCAAAGAAAGACAAGCTGGTGTGTATGAGTGTGATGCATGAAGGTTTTTTACTTAAGAATGATTATGAAAAGTGAAGGTTATTTTAACTACCATAGTTGAAAGCACTGATTGTAAGTCTCTCTAAAATGTAAACCTATGCATACTACACATTGTTTCAACAGAGGGACAAGAATCGCGCCGAACTGCTCGAGTTCCTCAACTCCACGTTGTAATGCAAAGGCCGTCATCGTTGGTTATGTTCCAGAACCTTCCAATTTTTGTCCAGAAGAGAACTCAGGGAAAGACGACCCTTTTGATAAAGCTCTGAACTAACATCCATTTACAGGGTTATTATTATCACTGCAAGAGATGTGGGACATGGCCTGTTATCTCAAAATGACAGAATGTGCCATGTCTCTCTTTTAGAAAAAGCGTGCTGTCACTCCTGTGGTTGTCGGCCCCTtcagaccagtggaggctgctgaagggagaacggctcataataatggctggaacggagccaatggaatggcatcaaaccatgtgtatttgatgccattctagcaattccgctccagccattaccacaagcccatcctccccagccattaccacaagcccatcctccccagcCATTACCAAGCCCATTATCACACTGTTTGTAACTGATGTCTGTTTGTTTAGTCTTTTTAGAATTGTAATTTTACTATAACATCAAAGGAGCCAGTCACTGACCTTTTTTCAGTATGTTTGCTGCACAAGGTGTTGCTAAGCAAGTTAGAACAGTGTTGCTGTGGTGGAGACTACAGATCAGCAAAGATCTGAGTGATGAACAAcatacctgggttcaaatagtatcgGTTTTCCTTTAACTACTTCAGTTGATTAAGCTTGCCCGGCACAATGGAACAAAAGGAAAAGTGCCAACCCGTCCATCTTTCACGCCTTCAGGCTCAAGCGCTTAAAGTATTTGAaagcaaatactatttgaacccaggtctgatgaaCAAAGAGATTTGGGTACATTTTATTGTAACGTAATCTGTCAAATAGAACACCAGTCCGGCATTGCATTGTGTTTGATGATGATCTATGTTTTTCTAGTTGTTTTAAGAAGGTCCAAAACAGTCCTGCAGCTAAACTCGAGTCCCCTGGAATGTAATTATTGTTAGATATATTGATTATCAGAGAACAATGTATAGTATGTACAAATCTGAGACTGGAAACTGGATGTCATCACATGTAATACTATAAATCAGTATTATTTTGGATGAgctttatatattttgtgaagccCACTTGATGTGGCAAACTGCGACAGTCCACCCAATAAAACAGCTCTTCTCTCAACAGCAATACACTGCTGCTGTTATAGATTCTTTACAAGAGTCATCTGAAATGTTCCAGTACAATAAGCCATCCATTCCCATTGTGTATGAATTATTGCTGCCATTGTGTGCATCTTATGAGACACAGTTTGTCCTGTATCCAGGCTTTGTCAATCTTATTGGACAAAGCAAATAGCCCAGGCTCCTCAACCTTGGTTGCAGAGCAATAAAACGGTGCCTTTGTGCTTACCACTTAGCTTTTCTCATGCTTACCCCTTAGCTTAGATGTGGATTTTTATGCTTTTCTCCTGAGAAATTGCCATAAGAAAGTGATTTGAAATATTTGCACAGAAATTGTATTTTGCTGATAAGTCAATAGCAATAAAGACCGACAACACAAAGAGATCAAGATGCACTGTATTCCAACGGTATAGAGTTAGAAAGAAGATTGATATAATCTACAATGTCATGGTAACCACTCTAATAGAGCAGTCAGTTTACTGTTGATTTTTCAAGTTATTAAAAGGTCTCTAAAAAGCTATGATTAGCAGCACTTCCCTTCACAGTGCCAAAAAAATGCTTGAGAAAAAAACAACTTGTTGATTGTTTCATGTGTAAGTCTCATTGGTTAACTACAATTGAAGTACATGTAGCTCCGGAGTATTATGTTATAAAGAAAGCAACACAATTTTCTTAGAAACTATAATTTACAATAAAGGTACAGCAAAGAATGTGTCTGAAAATGTCAAAACATTGTGAAATATCCTTAGCATAGCTCCCCATATCAAATTCATAAGTCAAAAGCTTTCAATAGTGGATGACCCCACACTGCTGaaggaggggatgggagagacATGTCTCCTATTTCTCCTCATTCTTGTTCAAAGCAGACTGGGCAGGTTCCAGGGGTTTGGTATAGGCTACCTCTCACTAGCGTCGTTCTATCCTCCACTGAACCACAACACTGTCCTGTGGATCCCCAGCTCAGACGGCCTTGGTAGCGTACAGCCCTTTGTGTCTGAAGTTGGGCATGCTCCACACCCTCTGGGACCTGTCAGCCCTTTCCTCCAGTGCCTTCTCCACGTCTTCTGACACCGTCTTCAGCTCgcacacaccctcccctccccctccagtcgAGGTCAGGCCCAAGGTGCTGCCAAAAGGGTTGATCTTGACGCGTGACTTGAAGTTCATGAGAGACATGCTCATGGCCCGTTTGTTGTTCCACTGGCGCGAGAGCCGCTGCGCCTCCTGCTCCTCCCTCATGCGGTCCAAGGCCTCGAGGACGACTGTGCGGAAAAGGGCAGACACCTCCTGCACCTCCGGCTCGTTCTCAGTCACCACCTGGCGGAACCTGGATATCAAAGAGAGAAGTCAAATCGGTCTCGGAtcacgtgtggctcagttggtagagcatggtgtttgcaacgccagggtcgtgggttcgattcccacgggggaccagtccagagaaaaaaaatgtatgaaatgtatgcattcactactgtaagtcgctctggataagagcgtctgctaaatgactaaaatgtaaatgtctcagCTAGACCCATGTGTGCCTGGTCAGGGTGGCTATGTTAGGTTAGGcccctgagctaaagcctaggaaTTAACTCAGAGAGCCAACACAGGTCTTCATGTTACTCAGCCAGGGTTCAAACCCAGGTATCTTGCGCACCACAAGACTGTTAGCCCACCAAGCTCAAGCCTAGGCATTCATACAAGAAGCCAACGCAAGTCTTCAGGACTCATCATGTGAGTGTGGTTCCAAACCTCCCCCAATACATATGCATCAAGATAAATGGATGACTTATCGATAGATTTCAAAATAGTACAAAACCAGGAGACCTTAAGCCATCCGCTGTAATCGATAGCTTTTTTTCACTTTGCCTAGTTATATTCACAGGAGAGAAACTACGTGGGCGTCTAGTTTTCTCATGGAGGGTTCAGAGAGTACATGCGTGGGAAGGAGATGAGCTCGTACTATTCGCTCAGCAGCGTTTACCATCGCCACTGTACCACCACAACGTGCTATCACTAATGCACTTGAAAAACCTTTGATCCAAACAAGCCTATTATATCAGAAGAGCTTCTCTCTGCTTTTCCACCATGCTTTTGTGACAGCATCAGTGCTCTCGAGTCCCTTGCTCGTTGGCTGGCCGCTAGCAGATGGGATATTTAATGGTGGCCCCTCTGTCTTCCCATAGAGATGGGATACTTACTCCTCTCAGATTAGGCTGATAAGTTCTTAGGCCTTCAAATAGGTCAGCCCCCACCAGTACCCTTGCTCCTGTTgatttgattctctctctctctctctctctctctctctctctctgatacgttAGGTTAGGGGGTTAAGTACAGAAACAACTAAGGTCAAAGGTTACTCACCTCAGTATGACAGCTCCGCAGTAGGATGGATGCACCTTGGAGCACAGGTCCTCCAGGCCCAGCTTCTCACCAGGTAACACGTCGTAGGTGTTGCGTGGCGTGTTGACCAGCCAGCTGTAGTCTACGCCAGTCTGGAGGCGCCGGTACTCGCTGTCCCTCTCACGCTGCATCCTCTCGGCCTCCTTCAGTTGCCAGTTGAGCTCCAGCATCAGGGTGTCCGTGACCACGTCAGACGGGTCCCGCCGCGGACTCCGGTAGTCCGACTCGCTGCTCCAACTGAACCACGAGGCCATCGCCACCAACGCCTTGTCCCCCTCGTGCCCCGTGCTGCATGGGAGGAACCAGGCGGGAGTGTGAGGAGAGGCCATGGTGTAAATCTGTAGTACAGTGCCTCTCTAGTACAGTGCATGCAATAAAAGCAAAGTCTACTGTGTTTGCTAGGTTGTGGTATGGACTATTTGACTTATAGGGTTGGTTTTCCACAATGAGGTTTTCTCAATATTTCTTGATGAAAAAGGTCATTGTAAATGGAAGTGAAGGGAATCCTACAAAGTACTCCTATTGATATTCTCCATATTGTATAAGAGAGGATCATTAGTAATCTTACGATTTCATTGGATGGATTGTGTGGATGTCTTGATAGTCTGTTTAGCCTGGGTTGCCATCACATCAATGTAACCCATGGGAGGTACAGGTAACGTGCGTACCTTGCTAGCTAATGTCTGTTTGTTGCCAACAGCTTGGAGGCTTTCTACACCTGTCTCCCCTGGACAGGCTATTATCACAGATCAAAAAAACATTCCCAAAGGAGAACAGCACAAAGAGAGAGGTGTTTCCTGTTATtcaggtgtctgtctgtacaaGCTAAAGCCTTTTATATCTAGTCCCTTCCTTCACATCCACTCCCATTGCGTctttgtcctaaatggcaccctattccctacatagtgcactaccctataggctctggtcaacagtagtgctatatagggaatagggtaccatttgggatgcaatcttCTCTGCTTCATGACTCCCACTTCCTGTCAACCTCTTCCAAGGGTGTCCATTAAAACTAAAGTGGGCTGTTCTATGCATTTATAAAGCTGAAAATTACATAAGATATTGTTTGTTATATGCATAAATAATCGGAATAAACTAATTTGACCATCAGTGCATCTGTGTTGGCTtgattttttcttgtttttattatCGAAAGTGggattttgataaaaaaatatatatatttgtgttggTTATGTTTGTGTTGGTTTTTATTGTAAATTACGTAGATGAACAATGTATGTGTTTATAAACATGGGCTtattggacagacagagagacagcatgaGATTAGTCCCATCCCTGCTCTCTATACGATCAGATCAGTGCAGCATTTTGGTAGGTAACTTTTCGACTTAAATGGTACCAAAGCTATATTGATatttttggatccccattagcttttgccaaagcagcagctattcttcctggggtccacaaaaaaacacaaagcatgacaagtaacaaaacactgatacactgatagacaaggacagtcacagaAATTAAAATACAACGATATACAAACAATATAACAAATAAAACATTATAGTAAAAACAAGgatgtgtctgtctatgtgtgcgTGTTTTTGTGTGTCCCCTTACAGTCCCCGACGTTCCATTAAATGCTGTTTaatcttttttttaaaggtaattttgctgtttgcttgagtaattggtgatgaaagggagttccatgcaatcatggctctgTGTAATACTGTGCGTTGCCACTGGAGTCAGACAGTTTCTCTGGAACCCGTTTAGCTTTGCTTTGGCTAATGGATAAATGTTTATTGGTAGACCTATTTGGTCGTAATTTTCTCATGTTAAGAATAACATTTCACAATCTATACAATGTGTCGCAATGTTGCCATTTTTAGACTGTTGGCTTCTGGCAATAATATAATGACTTGTTCAATAGGCTAATTAAAGTTGGAAATTCAAACATTGCAGATTGTACCTGACCCTGCATGACATGAGCCGTCCTCGCACTCTCTCCCAGCTTGGGTGGAAAGTTGTTTGTAAAACCAGTCTATTAATGCCAAATAAtcagtggcgacccatcattcagtgcagagccccacctgtttttaGCCACACATTATTTTTGGggggttgcctgttttgcatgttattttggcattaataagtgtcacatatcaatttgcaaacaatgtaaacaaAAACATTATTAGAATAATTGAGTTAATGAAgcagcatacaaacatggtctcttttttgctttcttgagtaaggaagCTCCAAAAGGCAGGTGTTTCAGCTTAGCTCAGTGCTATCTGtcggtggtggggcagccagcggaaaatacggagcgtaggggttggtaatgttctctagctgcaccgtgattggctcagtgttctgtcactcctggggacactacgtcactgttAAATCTAAGGGTAGCGGTTGaatattcaagccccttgggtgctgccatggcAATTAGATTAGAAGTGCCCattcaagaaggctcaaggtcattggccacagaaaaAATTatatcaaatcacgttatatctacagtagctttgattggactgatcatgtcaacatcaaactttcaaaatcttagctagcagtcatcatcatgaatgaagtccacaatctactggcaaatcctttttaatccttgtcatatgaagagaaataatgaagaaaaattatagataaaacgtatcggtgctcatcagccattggacataaacattacacaataagttggaaatctcaaattcaacaatgagtggtttggaaggaatcagtggccaaCTGCAAGcaatgcaaagcaatcactagcctgctatacagaggagtggctgtgtggtcccaaatcttgttttaagggtctcttttccaagtttaaatgataaacattcatcATTGGCCAttctgtcaatccagcatgatttctgccatgctaaaaacaactgttaactcagaactgggaaatctgacttcagtgagttcaataCAACAgggaactcggggaaaaaacGAGATCCGActaagttttgaacggtcatcgaACTCGGAATTGTCGGGAACTCGAGCCTCTTTctagatcactgacgtcatcatgattcgaccttgtttttttaccaagttcccagttgtcttgaaagcaccacaaATCGAAAGAAtaaccagactttgatgacaatgtTTGATGACAAAACCGCCGCGCATCTTCCTGTTCAagagagcacagcacaacaagatgagtccaaaaatgtattgtatgccactgcataaatgatgtaatatgccagggagatatgtatactgtagctaagaaagtaatactaagtgtatgttgtgtagtaagctgtttgtagcccatgtgcctcaccctaataatctggtctatttacccctcttaatttcgcctactgttctgacttggtggtgcacatgtagcctataaactgttttagagaaatgtaatcatcgaatattgtaagagctttcattgtctgcttatatgccccctttatttatcctacggctctgacttggtgtacacgaagaacactgtaagaatggccaaTGTTCTAAATTCTgtcctgtacatttcaaaagcactgaacaaatagttatattgattaCATGATTTACATCCGTCCTAGCTCACTcgttaatgtcttaattgaaattacagattgcctcttatccacttgtcgtccccttatgccatagtttgtacatctcaattgtcagtagaaccaAATGGACCGTAGTCCATTTGGACCGTAAAggtacaaactatcatcaccgtgcccttaagaAAACCACAAATATTATgaacacattagaaatagtggatatttggacactaaaaaaccccgacctattgagatatacatggaggagacataatcaagctagtcatcttgactactttcttgtctctttctctcttgcatcaaaggttaaaaaaagttttaataggagacagaatgcgaatAAATTCAGCCACTACTCAGCGGGTTTTGTCTGGCTATATTCCAagataaattaaatcaaattaaatccaACCAACAAATTTTGGGCTGTTCAGTATCCAGACAATCTGTCCCCAGAGCATCCTATACAGTTAATCTCTTTCCGTAACGTGTTGCGGCCGGCAATTAAGGAGAATGAGAGACTCAATTAGGCTTAAGATGTTGCAGAACTGCTCTATTTGAAGCACCACTCACTTATGTTTCCCTGATGTTGCTAGTACGGCAATCAAGCTGTTTTACCATCCCTGTAACTGTCGTTTCTGCAGATAGATCGTTTTCTAAACTGAACCTCATAAAGAACTACCTAAGAAGCATTAATCTTTCAGTCTGATATGGCTTTTGAACACCTGAGTAAGCTCCACTCATTGGACTGGCGCCGTCGTAGCCTTAACCACAGCATACAGTACTGTCAAAagtatttattaaataaaaaatttaaatagACATTGATGACCGGAGCATATGTGTCCCAAGAGCTTGAACATGATACATGACCATCCAATGTTATATCTAGGAGTTTTTCTCCCTTAACTTGCTCAATGGTCACACCCTTTATACACATCTCCAGCTAAGGTTTAGGTTTTAGAAAAtattttgaaccaaatacaatgctttaagttttagatgtatttaagaccagtttattattaAGCACCTATTATGATACTGACTGCAACTCCTTATTTATAATTTCAGTGAGGTCATATGTatatgataataatgataataatgttaCAATGAGTATTCATGAACGCTTAATGGAGTATTTCCATCCTGCCATCAGTGCTAATCCCAACCACTTTCCATATTGATCGAGTGTAATTGTAAGGTTAACTCATGAATATGCAAGTATTTCCTAAGCCTTGTTTATACCTGACCTTAACATGCATCCTTCGTCCTGGTCTTGACCTGATCTTGTCTGTTTACACTTTtaagatctgatcacaatcagatcacaataTTTATTTTGATCATCTACACTTGTCTAAAAAATgttggcacaatcagaatgtggacaagatcaagaCAAAGGCTGCATCtcagaaccaggtataaacatgGCTCCTGCATTGACTCCTGTTTCCTGGAATGTGTCCCACTCTCTTCTGTCCTCCTGCCCAGAATAACCCTGcttatacctggtgctaacatgtGACTTTCGTCCTGAATTTACACAGATTTGAAACTTAGACTTCATCAAAATCAGTTcacaattaatattttaattgtCTATACCTGtctgaaaatgtgggcacaatcagaatgtggatttGATCCAGACACAAGCtgcatgttagcaccaggtataaatgGCGCTAATGTTGTACTAATTTGCTCAAACACACTACTCCTATGGATAAAACTGAACACATTGGATAACATGGAATAGAAGGGTGATTTTTCATGGGACTTTCCAGAAGTAGATAGGCTTCCCTGTTATTTAAGTTTTATGTAATTGTAGATAGGTGTGATTAGATTTAAGGTTAAAGACGTTCTCATCTAGTGTATAGTGCGTCTTTCTTAGACAAGAAATATATGCATCTTACTGATTTGGATAAATTATAATTTTTAAAACTATATTGTCCACTTTTAACACCCTGCCTATCAGAAATCTCACTTGGCACATATTGTAGTCCATACTAATACTTCACATCTCCCCTTAAACTAAAACAAAACATTGTATGAATAAACTCTGCTTACCTGAACTCTCGTCAGTCTTGGAAGCTATAGCAGGAGTGAATTCACAAGGGAGTGAATATATAATGTATATTATGACCAAAAGATTGATGAAGAGAGAGATGTTGTTGGAAGATGTGTTGCTGTCGGTCGCATGGACTCTGATAGTTCTCGTCTTGCTTGTGAAGTCTTTgagcacacacactctcacttagTGTTATACAGTAAACCCCACCCCTTTCACACACAGTCCCCTCCTACCTGGAGCCATAGCCTGTGGttgattccacacacacacacacacacacacacacacacacacacacacacacacacacacacacacacacacacacacacacacacacacacacacacacacacacacac
The window above is part of the Salmo salar chromosome ssa15, Ssal_v3.1, whole genome shotgun sequence genome. Proteins encoded here:
- the rd3 gene encoding protein RD3, giving the protein MASWFSWSSESDYRSPRRDPSDVVTDTLMLELNWQLKEAERMQRERDSEYRRLQTGVDYSWLVNTPRNTYDVLPGEKLGLEDLCSKVHPSYCGAVILRFRQVVTENEPEVQEVSALFRTVVLEALDRMREEQEAQRLSRQWNNKRAMSMSLMNFKSRVKINPFGSTLGLTSTGGGGEGVCELKTVSEDVEKALEERADRSQRVWSMPNFRHKGLYATKAV